The genomic stretch GGCTCCGCGTGCGCGGTGTCAGACCGCCGGCTTGATTGCAACCGGCCGCAGGATGTTACAATGGCACTAGTGCGTGAGTGACGGTGCTCTGCCGGCCGCCCTGTTTCGAAGGAGAGACCACATGCGTGTGGGAGCGATCACACGGGCCTTCGCCATCCACAGCGTGCCACCCCGCATCGTCCTCATGACCGCTCTGACCTCCCTCGCGGGCCTGACGTTCACCAGCCTGCTTGGATGGCCGCTGTGGCGAATCGCGGCGACCATGCTGATCCCATGGTGCGTGGTCCTGACGCAGGAAACCATCTGGACGTACCGCCACTACGGGGGGCTCGCGCTCTTCTACGTGCTCGTCGTGACGCAGACCGGTCATCTCTTCGAGCATGTCGCCCAGATGATCCAGATGCACGTGCTCGGACTGACGGGGGCCAATGCTCAGGGGGTCATCGGGACCCTCGACATCGAGTGGGTGCACTTTATCTTCAACACGTGGGTCGCGCTCGCCGCGGCCATCCTGTTGTGGCGCTTCCGGAGGAATGCCTGGTTATGGGCGGTCACGATCCTGTCATTGTGGCACGAGATCGAGCACATCACCATCATGACCGCGTTCCTCACCACCGGGAAGGTGGGGACCCCGGGTCTACTCTCGCGGGGCGGTCTCCTGGGAGGGGGACTGCCTCTCGTCCGGGCCGATCTCCACTTCCTGTACAATCTCGCGGAGACGGTGCCGCTCGTGGTGGCCTTCGTGCACGAGCTGTACCGCTACGACGAATACCGCAGGGGCTACGCCACGTCCCCTGGCGTGACGGCGGGTGTTCCGGTAGGCGAACGCGCCTGATCAGGCGAGCCGGTACATCCCCGGTTTGACCTCGGGAAACTTTTTCCACACTTCGCCGTCGTGGCCCGGGCAGATGCGATTTTCGTCGCCCTCGGACAGCTGTTTGATTCGGGCCATCGCCCCCAAGCACTCGGCGACGCTGTTGAGGTGGATCGCGGGCGGCGCCCAGTCCCGGAGGTTCCGGTAGGTCGTCAGCGCGTCATTCCCGATGACGAAGGGGCCCTTGGCCGTTTGCACGACGACGATCTGCATCCCGGGAGAGTGCCCTCCGACCCACTCCAACTGCACACCCTCGACGAGCTCGAGGGTGCCGTCTACGACCCGGAGGCGTCCGCTCGACTGGAGCGACCCCAGGTCCTGGGTGTAGCAGTCGCTCAGGAACCGCTGGGTCCAGCGATCGTGTCCTCCGAACCCATGCCAGAAATCCACCTCCCGGCGCTGGACCCAAAACGTCGCGTTCGGCAAGAATCCTTCCAGGTCAAAGTGGTCCCAGTGCAGGTGCGTGAGGACGACGGTCTTCACCTCGTTCGGATTGACCCCGGCGGTCGCCAGGAGCTCGTCGCGGGTGCGCAGCCGCAACTCCTCGACCGGCACCGCCTTCAGCTTCGCCAGCCGGAAGGTGAACCCCGTGTCGACGAGAATGGGGCCGGCCGGGCCCCGGAGCAGCCACAGGAAGTAGGCTGACGTCGTTGTATCTCCGGCCGGTCCCAAGTAGAGCCGTGTCGACCAGTCGACGGTCCGCCCGCCGGGGCTCAGCGCGTAGATCTCGTAGCTCGCCGCCATCATTGCCTCCTCGTCAGGTGTTCCTCGCCGCGGCTAGGTGCACTTACACCACGCGGTGGACGACTTCCCCCTTCGCCAGGAACCGCGTGACGTTCTCGGCGCAGAGGTTGAGCCCGTTGGCGAGCGCTTCCGGAGTGGTCCCTGAGGTGTGGGGGGTCAGCACGACGTTGGGCGCGGAGAGCAGGGGGTTATCCTGAGAGACGGGTTCCCTCGCGAACACGTCGATGCCCGCGCCCGACAGGTGCCCCCCGCGAAGCGCCTGCGCGAGCGCCGCCTCGTCCACAATGTCGCCCCGCGCCGTATTGATGAAGATCGCCCCATGCCGCATCTTCGCAAATTGGGTGGAGCCGAGGAGTCCCCGCGTCTCGGGGCTGGACCGGAGATGGAGGGAGACGACGTCGGAGCCGCTCAGGAGGGCCTCCAGGCTTGGGACATAGGTGAAGCCGCTGCGCCTGGCCTTTTCAGGGTCGGGGTGGAGCGTCCATGCGATGACCCGCATCCCGATCGCGTGACCGAGCTCGGCAAAGCGGGTTCCAATGGCGCCCGTGCCGATGATGCCGAGCGTCTTCCCCAGACACTGAAACAGCATCCCCCGC from bacterium encodes the following:
- a CDS encoding N-acyl homoserine lactonase family protein, producing MAASYEIYALSPGGRTVDWSTRLYLGPAGDTTTSAYFLWLLRGPAGPILVDTGFTFRLAKLKAVPVEELRLRTRDELLATAGVNPNEVKTVVLTHLHWDHFDLEGFLPNATFWVQRREVDFWHGFGGHDRWTQRFLSDCYTQDLGSLQSSGRLRVVDGTLELVEGVQLEWVGGHSPGMQIVVVQTAKGPFVIGNDALTTYRNLRDWAPPAIHLNSVAECLGAMARIKQLSEGDENRICPGHDGEVWKKFPEVKPGMYRLA
- a CDS encoding NAD(P)-dependent oxidoreductase, with protein sequence MAVRIVIPDDSPPVISGTPALERIRAAGETVVHTSPPASEDDLIQRLHGAHTAVNIRGYCKFTARALDAASGTLKHLAIWGTGTDNVDLAAARRLGVVVSNTPNTATDAIAEHCLALLLAIARRLPQLDAHVKRAGWERGMLFQCLGKTLGIIGTGAIGTRFAELGHAIGMRVIAWTLHPDPEKARRSGFTYVPSLEALLSGSDVVSLHLRSSPETRGLLGSTQFAKMRHGAIFINTARGDIVDEAALAQALRGGHLSGAGIDVFAREPVSQDNPLLSAPNVVLTPHTSGTTPEALANGLNLCAENVTRFLAKGEVVHRVV